The Rhinolophus ferrumequinum isolate MPI-CBG mRhiFer1 chromosome 28, mRhiFer1_v1.p, whole genome shotgun sequence genome segment AAAAGGGAAGGAAGTGATCTTTAGCCCTGAaggcaaaaatgtttaaatactgTTGGAAAATCACCTTTTTTCTGAGCTTCCTGAGAGGGACCGTCACTCCAACACTGCCCCATGGGCCCATAGATCTCCCTAATTAGTGTCAAAAGCGGGCACAGCAGAAGGACTCCAGCATCCTGCTTTACAGCTGTAGTCAGCTACTGTCCCAGCTGGTGGTACCTGGGCTTTATCAGTTGGTAAATACTCTTAGTAGCCCATCTCCTTTCAGAGATCTCAGGGTATCGTCAGGTCATTGTTAAGTTTTGCGGTTAAATATCTGTAGTGTTAAGACCTATCTTGAGGTAATAGCACTGGCTTGTTGCCTATTGAAGTGATTAGAGGGGTACAGGGAAAACTCTTTATTTACATCTAAGTGTGAATACTTGGTTTATTAAATCCTTTCCAATAAAATCGTTACCTGAAAGGATGGCTTCAGGCAGCGGGGGAGAGGTAGAGAGACTCGCAAGGGCCTAGAGTGGGGTGCTCAGAGAGAAGGCTGATTTAGGAAGTTGCCGTTTCTTTCCTTTGACCTGTGATGAAACTTGTACTGTTAATATTTACTCTTAAACCAACTAAACCTTTTTCGATGGATATGAAGGacagagtaataaaaaaaacCAGTTAATGAGTTGGCTAACTGTCCAAACTTGAGAAATTGCTTAATACGTATTgtaagtattttaataaaaccatTGTAATggtcattaaaattatttgaaatataattatcaCTCTGAAAGTTACAGCATCACCGTATTTATAGAAGAGGAAGCAGCAAACATGCACATTTGGAAGTGAATATAACATTGTAAATTCAACCCACATTAAATACCATAAAAGGAAGTAGAGTCAAAATGCAGCAGTATTTAAACATGactgaaaaggaaaggggaacaTTACAGTTTTTGTTCACACTTTGGTTATAACGTGTGAATTTTGCCCTACTATGTTTGAGTTTGCAAAAAGTCTTAGAGTTTGTATAAAATGATGATGTGCTTTAATCCAACCTCCCACTAGGTCAAGACACTGAACGTGAGAATGATTCCTTCCTCCTTCTATAACTTTAGTCTTAATATTTCTCTAAAAAGAGACCAAAATTACTGTAGGGCTGACTCATACCTATAGAGTAATTACCAAGTACCATAGCCACATAACAGAGCCAAAAGAATCATACAATTGTTTTACCTTCCAACTGCTGTTATATACAGTACATACATCTTATGCGTAGTTGTGCATTCACGAGTTGATTTTACCAACCTCTCAAATTTTAGGAATGGGTACTTTCTAATATTACAAAGTAAAAGcaagcattttctattttaaaatttctattttatttctgtgtaaaaCAAAGGCAGAACTCCTGGAGGTCAAACAAGGGAGAAAATACATCAAGTTCAAAGCACTATTAAGTCATGAAACAAAGAAGATTCTGAAATAGAAATCAATATAATCTACAACCTTTTCGGGGGAGTATTTATTCCCAGCCACCATCACACCTCTCTagtaagaattaattttttaaaaaaaatctggagttccaaaatattaataatccATTCTGTAAAATCAGATGTAAAATCATGACCAACAGAAGATACACATAAACTTTTGTCAATACAGGAAATGATATTACTAAAAGCAGCTGACATTTCTATCAGTGGTAACCATAGGGAGGCCGCTGGTTGTAGCCATAGTGTCCATACTGGTGGGGATAGTAAGGTTCTTGTCTGTGCTGTGGGTAATGCTTACCCCAGGGTCGTCCATGCCATTGATTGGATCGATTGTCACTTGGCCACCCCCGTCTGCTATCTCTACCTCTAAACTGTCTGTTATCTTGCAAcctacaacaacaaaacaagatttttatacttcccttttattttaagaaagcacATGACAAGTCTACCTTGGTGCATCTGATGCTTAGTAAACAAGAgagtgaaaaacatttttctgtacaGAATGTTAGAGCACCAGTTATTCAAAAGAGTCCTAAGATTTAAATCATTCTTTCAGTGTTATACTGGACACACTTTGCAGAGAAATAGGCAGACTACAACATGAAACCCTCAACAATAGGATAGTTCTGAATCAAACTGAAACCTATTCAATTGTACAAAAGCAATGTAGtcatttattccttttatctATTCGGAGTTATTAAATAGAAGTAATTTCCATTGTATAAACTTCATTCTAAAGTAAAACCAAAAACATTACCTTCTTTATGGAATTTAACGCAGAGTTTTGTATAAGACTCTAGGTTTCTAAAGTACATTTGCAAAGAAAGTACTAGTCTacagaaagaacatttaaaaaaaaaattaatacacataCAACTGAACAGTAAGAAGAAATGTATGGTGCTGacaaaatattaaagcaaatatttagcAGCCACTTACTCTGTGCCGAGAAGAGCCACTGTTGTCGGCACTCGGTACCATACTGAACACAAACattggtccctgccctcagggggcTCCTAGGCTAGCACATCAAAGCTATCTTCTCCCAGCTCAGCCCTCTGCATTCACTTTTCTTAAGTACTACATACCGATTGCCTCTGTTTCTTTGGTTCCCACCAGCTCTGTGATTCCATTCCTCGACAATTGGAGGAGTCTGGGGAGGGCGTTTCAGGTATTCCTGGTACTCTTTGTCATCTTCTGTGAATCTACTGGCAAACATCTCTTCAAAATTTGGAACAGCTTCAGAAGTGTCAGTCATTCTGGAATTCTGTACAGTTTTTAATATGTttctgttagaatttttttttaattaacactaTCTTACCAGATAGTGAAAAACCAATAAGTAAACAATTTTAGACAGTGTATTCATAAAAGCCTCTTGTGTACTTTTAAACTTAAGATAGATTTTAAACAttgaattcattatttcttcattacCATACACATTGTGCTAACTAGGAGCCTGGGGTGCATGGATGAACAAAAACCATGGACCCTGCCCCCAAACAGCTCTCACTCTAGTAGAAGAGACAGATACAGTACAAATATAAAGGGAGGAGACGTGAATGGCaagaaatgaaattggaaaataGACAAGTCAAATTGTGAAAAACTTTGTATTCCACGCAACAACTTGACACTTTTTCTGGTACCCAAGAATCATAGGTGGTTGAAGCGGGAAAGTCTCAAGATCAAATTTGCTATTTACGCATACAAGGATCACTTTTCTAACAGGGTAGAGAATAGATTAGTGAGATTAAACTAAAGGCAGGTGACTGCAATAATAACATGCTGAGGGCTCACTCTGAGGCAGTGATTGTGAGAACAGTTTGAAAGAATTCCAGGAGGAATTAATCACTGACTAGAGACGGGGATGGGGGAATAACAGGACAGCTCCCAGGCTTCTGGCCAAAAGACCGGACAGGCTACGGTGCCATAGGATCTACAGGAAGAGGGTGGGCGAGCATCCACACTGGGTTTGTAGTTAGCTACAGTACGTACACCACGTGGACTCAGTTCCCAGTTAACCACCTGGGACTGAACTGGGTTGAAGATGAAGATGGGAGACATCAGCAAGTTTGTTGGTGGTTATGCTGTGAGAATGGATGAGATTCTTCAGGAAGACTGGAATAAGAGTATCGAGGAACAGAATCCTGAAGAACATCAACAGTGGCAGATAAAGAAAGGATAGGAGAATGCACAGAGATAGATAAAAACCGGAAGAAGTTATCATAgaaggcaaaagaagaaaaagtggtcATCAATGTTGAATGGTACAGTGACAGAAAGAACCAAGAGGAAATTAATTGGATTTAGCCATTAGGAGTTGATTATTTTAGAGTAGTAAGGATTGAAGCAGGATTCCAATTAATTGAGAAGTAACTGGAAGTGAGGAAGTAGAAATCACTGATTATAGACTAAGCTTTCAGGAAGCTTGGCTGAAAACAGGAGTGACTATAATGGTATCCAATATATTCTTATTCCAGATTCTGTgatgaatgaaaaataactacTATTGATATTGTCTAATGAGTATAAAAACTGAAATCTGGGTTTTCCAGACCAATCATAGAGTCACTCAAGTGGCATTTCTTCACCCACATTTTCAGAGAGCACTCTACCTCTAAGAAAAGATTTGGCTTAGGCTGCGGAGGCCTAATCCTTGAGAAACCAGGAGACGGAGTTTACTACTTTTAATCTTCATCTAACACCTGGAAGCCAGCCCTACCAGCCTTTCTCCACTTTCTAGTCTTAACCAAATACTGGTCAGTATTCCCATCCCTGACCCTTTTTAACCCAAACCCATCTTTTTGCTCTTTGTCTCAAGCCTCCTACATCCTGTTTTATGATTTGGGGCATATATGACATCATGCTAAAACTTTAAAACCAAATCTCTCCCTCTTATTTGCCGtcccaaaattatttttcttcctgtattaCTTCAATTTATAGTAAAAAGTTTTTGATAAACAGATGTGATATTGGAAGATAGCTTCTTCATTAGTACGTCTTTCCTCCAAATCCCTCAAAACatgcaaatgtttataacatttttaatacacCCTCATcccaacaaaattaaatgaagattATTGTTTGGATGCAAGAAACAATATCTAGACTTTTTACCTTTCAGCTACTGCTCTCTTAGAGAGTATGTCTTATTAAATATAAGACTTTTCATGTGTCTGGGATTGGCAAACTGCTATCAAATTCTCACATCCAAggtatgatttaaaataaatttagctaATTAAAATTGTGCCTGGATTTCTATGGGGATCACAGAAATCACCAGAAAGATGGCCCATACCTAACCCGATGGGCAGTAAAAATCATAAGGCAAAGCAAATGTGCTACTCATTTTTATGTTCCTCCACAAGTGAACAAATATCAACTTGATCATTACCCATGAGAATGAAGTTAAAATAGaatatgttattaaccaatgttccCCCAACAagttcaattaaaattaaaaatagtatttgaacTGATCCAAACTTTTCCTACCCAAGGAATTTGAGGCTGTACAATTTAATGTTTAGATTGTCCAGATCTATGGGAGGAGAAAAAAACTTGACTTCCTGAAGAAAACACTCAAAGAGGGAGGTAAGGACCATAAGAGCCTAAGTTAATAAAGAGGTTGGATGAAAAGTGCTCTGAAGACTTCCAACGCTAATAGAGCTCCAAGGGCCAACGAAGAGCTTGAAGATGCTACAAAGGTTTGTCCTCTGGGCCTTCAAACCCAATAAGCTAGTTCCGGCATGAATAACTGCGGGAAGTAGTTCTTTTCCGTGGAAAAAGGCACAGCCTTTCAGATCAGTGCTCTAATATTCGTAGTTTATTGTCCACAAAACCACATAGCACTTTGTGACCGACTAACGTTGGAAGTGACTGACCAGGAAGGGGTTTCCCTGCTCCAGCAGTTGAACTCATAGAACAGACGAAGGTAGGGACAGGAAACCCCCGCGTTTTTCAGTCCGCCCTCAAAGCACATTAGAGCTGGTCTACCAAGCCTTGGGACAGATTCCCTCCTGAACCACCTCAGATCTCCAGACGCGCAGGGAACTAGAGACCGTGAGGGATAAGGGGCTTCCAACCTGGCGAAAGCGCCCAGACCTGGAACTGCAGACCCAGGACTCCTCTCCGGCCACCTGGCTCGGCTCGCCCGACTCCCTCGTCCCCGTCGCCCAAACGGACAACTCACCCGCCAAGCGCTGGGCCTACTCAGCTCGGGCCGACACACGCAGGAAACGTACCTCTGGCCGACAAGACTGTCAGTCCAACTCCACACACACTCCACCTCTCCAAGGTAACGGAGCCACCGCTGTCAGAATCCGACAACCCCTCGGCTTCCGCTTCCGGCGAGCAACGCGGAGGCGGGCTTCTCAAGCCTCGCGAGATCTCGGGCTGGGCTTGGGATCTTCCCAGTACTTCAGACGGTAGCGCAACACCTGCGGCCGGGTCAAGTGAGGTGGTGCCCTCAGTGCGCTTTCCGCCCGCCTGGTGCCTATGCAGGAAAAGACGTCACCATGTGTGAAGTCCCTTTGACGGGGAGCGGCGGCGGGTAGGGACGGAAGTTCTGGAAGTAtgcagggaagaaagggaaaggatgcTTCCCGCCGCCTGCTCCCGGAGCCTGTGGAGAACGCGAGGCGAGCGCGGGCCGAGAGGGGTAGGCTCTTCAGAGCGGACGACTTCAGAGACGCCGGTCCTTTCACTCCTGCCAGGGCCGCGTCGGTAGTAAGAATCCCATAGACCGGATTGTACGTGCTTTTGCCGAAACACACCCCCTCGCTGCCCCACGTAAGTGGTCAGTACTCAGTTACCTGCAAGAGTCTTGGCCATTTCTTCTCGAATGTTCTGCAGGTGTATATACGCTGAACATCCAAAAAGTAACTTGTCCTCTTCCCtcccaaattgctttccagacaATGCACCTGTTTTTGTACATACTACCAGCCGTTTCCCGCGTGGAAACATCAATGTCTacattttatgacatttatttcctttgttgcGACCATTGGTTGCTACGTTCTACCCTCCAGGAATTCTGACATCCGTCCACTCCCCTCACCCACTGCCTCCACCTGTCAAAGTTCCCGTTATCATCCCCTGAGCAGTGGAAATGCAATACCTTTCTCCTCCACTCCCTTCCTCTAGCACCACCTCCCTACCTCCCAGCCCATATTACATGTAGCTGCTGTAGGTTTAGTCATCTGCAAGCTCAGTTCTGATCCAAAACCTTCACTGGCTTCCCTGTTGCCTGTAGATTAAACGCCACTTTTCTTACCTTGGGTTCAAAACCCTAACTTTATTTTCTGCTgttcccctttctttcccctttagCCCATAACGTCAATACTCCAAGGATTCATTGAGTTATTACCGCTTTCTGACTTAGACCTAAAATTATTTATGCACAAGTCTTTCCCCGCAGTAGATTGTAAATTGACCTGTGTCTGATTCATTTCTACATCCTGGAGTGTGTGACAGTGTGCTTCGTATAAAGTAAGCACCcagtaaatgtttatggaatgaatgagGGAACTATGCATGTTCCAAGCCGTGTTTTAGACACATTAACCTGGCAAACGTGTATAGGATAGTACGGATGGACAGATATGATAGTCTTGGTGTTGAGTAGTAAAGGGGAGAGCAGACAGGGCAAGGTTGCAATAATTGAATAGTGCTGTCCGTAGTAATTGAGTGGATGATGGGAGAAAAGGATTGGAGGAATCAGGGACGACTCCAATTCCTTAAACCTGGGAAATTGGGACTGAAAAGGGACAGGCATAGAGTAGGTTGGTTTTAAAGCCAAAATGAGCTCAGAGCTCAAAAAGATTTATAGAATTTGAGATGGTGAACTatccaaaaggaaatttttaggGGGTTGTTAGAAATACAGGACTAAAGCTGAAGAAAGAGACTCTGCCTAAATATGTGAATGTGTGAGTCATCCATGAAGAAACAACAGTTGAAATAAATCAATGTATACGAGAGTTCCACAGGAGAAAGTATTTATAGAGACAAGCAGAAGGTCAAGGCCTACACCTCAGGAAATACCCATATTCAGGAGGCAGGAATAGGAAATACAAACTTGAACAAGACATTGGAATGAATACATGGGTAGCAATGTGACAActggaaaactcagaaaaatgcTTCTCCACCTGTTATCAGGTGACAGCGTAGTTAGGAAAAGGAGAGTTATTGAAGGCCAGCTTTCTGGTTTCCTTGTGAGTTTAATATGGCACTATTGCTAGGTAATGAGGACTTACacagaaaagtaattttttttttaagttcataaaTGGCGCCTGGGAGCTTCTAGGCTTCCAAGAGTTTCTACGAAGAATTCTAGGTATTCTAGCCAATTTTGAAATGAAACTATTTTTGCCCATAATGTTTTCTcatattctgatattttattgGTTCTTATATCTCACTTTATGACATCATCAGGAAATAATCTGTTCCATGAAAAGGTATTTTCCAGATAATTGACACTTAGTctttaaataccaaaatatttttattggaactACTTTTGATGGAAATGGACATAAAATGTAATACTTCTCTGCCGTAACCGCAGTACATGGGCCGTAATTTAATTTTTGGCAACTAAAGTCATTGTTACAGGATCGATTGTGGTATTCCGCTGGATAGAAATGTCCTTGGGCCTATTGATACATACGGAAAAGATTACCCTTTGTTAGTTTACTGTCTCTGTTATATCTCAGTGTTTTATCTTCTAGCCACCTCATAAATTAACCTAATTTTACCCATAATTTTAAGCCTCACTTTGACCCGATGATCTAGAGGCAAAACACAGCAACAGAAGTCCCTGGGGAATCCTGGCATCGATAGAAGCCTGCTTTCAGAAGCTGTGAGTGACCCTGAACAATGACCATTTTaaagatggtgaaactgaggctcaagaggGCATATAATTTATTCAAGggcacagctggtaagtgacagcAGGATTTGGGTCAAATCTGTGATGCTTCCAAAAGCTTTGCTTTTTCCTCAGTGAAACactgttttctcctttccattcccTACTCCACAAATCTTTAGCCACATTAAACAACTTTGCTGCTGCTGCACTGCCCAGACTCTTCCACTGCACGGTTGATGGGGACCCCTGGAAGGCCCGGACCTCTGCCCCTGCAGCTTCCACACCAGGAAGTGAACTCCACAAGGTACCCATCTCCTTACAttgctcatctttaaaaaaaaaccatctgCAGGTGCATGTCTTAGGCAAAAACCAAGTCATATGTCTGATCCCTAACTAAAAGGAAGACTGGGTAAGtcagcttctgttttctcctggAGAGGCGGGACTCATAAGGTAATAAATTCTCTAACCAGAGGAGGGTATTCAAAAGGGGCTGGGCAGAGAGGAAATGTGACAACTCCACTCTAGTTTCCCACTTACCACGGTTCGCCTTGTTCATTGTACGAGTGTACATGAAATCACACTATCGAAGCATTGGAAAGGATAATGTGgttgaatgctttttttttttttaaactgttgaCCCGGGAGATGAAATGACTTCTCCACAGTCATAAAATTGATCAGTGACAGAAGTAGAACTAGAACTTTCAGGCGATCGTCATTGATTTAACAAGTATGTTTTGAATACCTGTTACATGCCAGGGACTGTTCTCGGCCCTGAAAACATCAATGAATATAGATAAAAgccctgcccttgtggagctgacattctagtgggggagatTGACAATAAAAAAGTGACTGTGAAGAAtgctctgaaaaataattaaGCAGGGCAAGGGGACAGAGGGTAAGATGCAGCTACTTTGCATAGATAGCATCATCAGGGCACGTGTCAGTGTCTAGTTTTCATCTCAGCCCATTTCCTCAGAAGGTGGAATCCCTCACACTCTCACCCCCTACCAGGAATGTAAAAATTGactactttatttttaacatccaTTCCCTTCATAAGTAAGTAGAGGGATAGCTCTCATTTCTGAGACAAGGCAGATGTAGCTTCGTTTGTAGTTCCTAGACTGTGGCCAGTGGCAAAATTGAGTGTCTGTGCCCGGTAGCTTGAGTCGGAATCACAAAGTCGCAAATTGTTAGGTTATTCAAAGCACTTTCCCCTTTCCACCCCCACTTCCCCACGCCACCCCACTGTCTTCACAGAGCCAAGCACATGGTTGGAACTCAGTAAGTTCCTAAACAAGAGTTGAAATATGACAGCCTTCCACTCATTTTTTCTGATCTGGGTAAATCTCATCGTATTTCCCTGCCCTGATTTTATCTccgaaaaatgggaataataacccTTGCTACTTCTCAGCTTCATAAggttattgtaagaattaatTATTGCATATATAAAGTGCTCTCGgttcaaatgaagaaatatatgtGATTGCTAATGATACTTAGAGTTATTTCATGTTACATAAATGTTCAGTCTCTAAGAAAACGTTTCAAGTTACATGAGGCATTGGGTTAGTTTCACATCTGTGCTCCTGTGGCTTTAATTACATGGAATTGTTTTGATCGGAGATTACAAGATCTTAATACCATTCTCCACCTCAGGGCCATCCTCCCACATAAGGAATCCTTTGTGTAGGGGATTTTTTTCAGCAGAGTGCAGGAAGCCACCCAACGCTAGTTACAAGTTTCTTTGCTATGTGCGTATGACTATTTGCCATAGAAACCAGTTGATATCAGTGAAGAAATcacaggagaaggaaagatgagTAGTGTTGGGGAAGAAAAAGCTGTGAGTTGGGTTGAGTGGTTTGGAACTAAAGTCTTTTCTAATCCTAGATTCTATGATGGTGATATGAAGGTATTTGCTCTCCTTTTTCCCGGTGTTTGTTACATAAATAATGGCACAGACTCTGTTTTCTAAGTGGAAGTGATCTGGACTCGAGTTGAACAATATCTGCCTATTTCTGGCGGAGGGTCCATCCACGGCTGAAGGATGGCTCTAATCTTTAGCACCCTTCCTTCACTTTTTGTGGCTGCTTCATACACTCCATTGGCTGGTTCTACTCATCTACTTCAGTGTCTCGTCCTCTCCACCTCTTCATCGATGTGTTTGTGACACTTAGAAGGGACCTTGGAAATGTGCAGAGGCCCAGAGACTTGTCCAGAATTTACTCTCAACCGCTCCTCCCGTCCCACTACTGTCTTTTCTCCTCTATGTAATTTTCCAGAAATCTCTTTCATTGAAGTGATAATCACAGAGTGTTATAAGCATTTTCTAAGCAATCGAAAGTGGCATGAGTCAGTCAGGACCCTCGTCTGAGGGTGAACTTCTGCCGTCTTCCCCATTTTAAGAGGGTAAGTCTTCTGGGTCTCATTCCAAGGTCTTGGCAAGCTTGTTGTCCTTGGTGACAGGTGGCTTGTTCGCACTTGTGTGAAGCCAGCCTTGCTGAGTAATGTTTCGAAAGAAAGGTACAAAAAGGCCCATTTAAAAACAGATGTTCATGTAGTGCAAGTATTTGTACCATAAGTGAGCATAGCTTAGGGAGTGGAAAGAGCACCAGGCAAGGAGTCAGGACACTTACTCCCTGTGGGTTTTTGCTGGAGGAGATCGTGGAGGGGATGGGACTGCAGGTGACTGGGCCCGAGCAGTGTGGTACGTTCTGCCCCCCGAACCCACAGCCAGAGCCATTCCATTTGCACGGCTGCATCCTTGAGAGAGTAaggtgttgttgagaccatctggactgaatACATGACTTCCCCCAGTTAAGGCCTTTGTATagacttttaagattctggcaggtGATGCGGAAATCTGCTCGTCTCGTGGTTGCCCAAGACAGGCCTCgtatgtaagttcccttgcttgtTCAAATTGCCATCTACCAACCTGGAGTGTTCTGCCTCTTTGTTccgtctctccttgccctccctGGAGGGGCCAGTTTGCAAACCAGGAGTTGTCAAATcaccacctctctgggccttagtttcttcactgagtttcttatttcacagataaaatgGAGGCTTCTGCCTCAATTCCTTTGATTTCCCAAACCCACACCTACAGTTGGACCTCTTTCTGCCCCTGTTCACCTTTTGTCTTCCAGTCTTGCTGCTTGTGTCTTTGGTCTGTGCACTCACTGCTCTTCAGAACATTGCTTCGGCAGttattccttctctcttctgTCCATTTGCAACTCTCCCTCCATACTGGCTCTGCCCAAGCCCTCCACACCCACCATGTAAGCTCGCTCGAGTTTTTCCAATCTCAGAATAAAACCAATACCCTGCCCTCAATCCTGTGTCCTCCTGTAAATATCTCGGGTCTCCTTTCCCCACGTGTGGAGTTTCTCACAAAGAGTGCTACGCCTGCGGTACTACAGTGTCCCCCCTTCCTATTCACTGCAGCCAGGCTTCCGCCCCCGAAACGCCACTGAAACCACCTGGCAAAGTTCACTGGGACAGAGTTGACCTAGGGCCAAATTCAATGACTCTTTTTCTAAAGTCTTCAGTTTACTTAACAGCTGTACAGCATTGAGTTCTCTTACTTCCTCTCTCCCTTAAACCTTCTTCTcactttatttcca includes the following:
- the RAMAC gene encoding RNA guanine-N7 methyltransferase activating subunit; protein product: MTDTSEAVPNFEEMFASRFTEDDKEYQEYLKRPPQTPPIVEEWNHRAGGNQRNRGNRLQDNRQFRGRDSRRGWPSDNRSNQWHGRPWGKHYPQHRQEPYYPHQYGHYGYNQRPPYGYH